Genomic DNA from Betaproteobacteria bacterium:
AGCCGCGGCTGCTGCCCGTCGGCGGCGGCCTGGCGTTGCTGGAAGCGCTTGCGGCCCAGGTCGAGCGCATGAACGGCCGCTTCTTCTACCAGACCACGGCGCGCACGCTGGTCCAGAACGACAGCGGTGCGGTCGTGGGACTGCGCTGCGTCGGCGCCGATCACCGGCCGATCGAGATTCGCGCCAAGGCGGTGGTGCTCGCGACCGGCGGATTCGAAGGCAACTGGGAGATGCTGGCGCAATACATGGGCCGCCAAGCCATTCATCTTCGCCCGGTCGCGCGCGGCGGCTATTACAACAAGGGCGAGGGCATCCGCATGGCATTGGAAATCGGTGCCGCGCCCGGTGGGGACTACGCGAGCTTCCATGCCGAGCCGGTGGATCCGCGCTCGGGGGTCGCGGAAGCTTCCGTGTTCGTGTTCCCCTATGGCGTTCTGATCAACCGCCGCGGCGAACGCTTCGTCGACGAAGCGCCGGGAACCGTCGATGCGGTGTACGACATCATCACCAAAACGATCTGGCAGCAACCCGAGGGCATCGCCTACGCGGTGTTCGACGCCAAGCTTGCCGACGTGCCCAACTATCGGCGCGGTCTGCGCACCGACCAGCCGCCGATCGCCGCGGACAGCATCGCGGCGCTCGAGCGCTCGCTCGGCTTGCCGCCGATGCGGCTCGAGGCCAGCATCGCGCGCTACAACGAAGGCTGCCGGCCCGGCGCCTTCAAGCCACTCGAGCTCGACAGCCTGTCCACCCGCGGCATCGAGCCGCGTAAGTCGAACTGGGCGCGTCCGCTCGATCGTCCGCCCTACCAGGCCTGGCCGATCATGGCGTCATGCGTGCTGACTTACGGCGGGCTCAAGGTCGATGCGCATGCGCGCGTGCTCAATGCCGATGGCGAGGTGATACCTGGCCTGTATGCCGCCGGCGAAACGGTCGGGCTCTACTACAAGGTGTATACCGGTGCCACCTCGGTGCTGAAAGGCGCGGTGTTCGGCCGCTTCGCCGGAATCGATGCCGCGTCGCGACGGCGCGGATGACAGCCGCCCGCGTTTGCTTCGCAAAGCGGGCGGCAAGGGCGCGGGCGGCAAGGAGCTACGTGCGTGATCCAAGTGAAGTAACGCGAGCCGGCATGGCTGCAAAGCGCCGCTGACCGGCTATTGCAGCCGTACCCCGGCGCTGCGGATCACCTTGCCCCACTTCTCGATTTCGGATTTGAAGTAAGCGCCGAATGCCGCCGCGCTCCCGCCCGCGGGCTCGCAGCCCAGCGTCTCGAAGCGGTTCCGGATCGCGGGAGCCTGCATGGCGCGATTGACCTCGGCGTTGACCCGCTCGATGACCGCGGCCGGGGTCCCGGCCGGCGCGAACAGGCCGAACCACGCGTCGGCCACGTAGCCCGCGATACCGGCTTCCTGCATGGTCGGGATGTCCGGTGCGATGGGTGACCGGCTACGGGACGAGGCGGCCAGGCAGCGCAGCTTGCCCGCCTTGTGCAGCGGCACCATCCCGATCACGTTGTCGAACACGAACGCGAGCTGGCCGCCCACCAGGTCGTTGACCGCCGGTGCGGCGCCCTTGTAGGGGATCGCCTGCATCTTGATGCCGGCCATGCTGGCGAAGAGCTCGGTAAAGAGGTGCGCGCCCGAGCCGTTGCCGGCCGTCCCGTACTGTACTTGGCCGGGACGAGCCTTGGCGAAGGCGACCAGCTCCTTCACGCTCTTGACCGGGATGGAAGGATGGACGCAGAGCATGAAGGGGGTATTGGTCACGTGCACGATCGGCGCCAGATCGCGCAGCGCGTTGTAGGGCAGGTTGCTGTACAGCGTCGCATTGTTGGCGAGTGAGATGCTGCCCATGAAGAGCGTGTATCCGTCCGGCGGCGACTTGGCCACGTGATCGGCGGCGATGTTGCTGGCTGCGCCGGGCCGGTTATCGACGATGACGGGCTGGCCGAAGGCCTGGTGCAGGTTCTGGCCGATCGCGCGGGCGACGATGTCGGTCGCGCCCCCGGCCGAGAAGCCGACCACCATGCGCACGGGTTTGACGGGATAAGTCTGGGCTGCAGCGGGGAGAGTAGCGGCCAGGGCCGCAACGAGGCAGGCGGCACGCCAGCCCAGCCGATTCGTTTCCACGACGGTTTCCTCCTCCATACTTGTTCGAATGGCCGATGTTAATGGCAACCGCAAGTCGGAGGCGCACGGCCCGCGCGCGGGCCTACTTCCACTCCCGCGCGCGGGCCTGGTTCCACTCCCGGGCACGGGCCTGGTTCCACTCCCGGGCACGGACCTGGTCCCCGTCCCGGGCGGGAATGCCGGCTCCGACGTATAATCGAGCCTCCCTCGCCTGCCCTGTACCGAACCTGGCCCAGCTGCAAGCGCGGCAGCGGCTAATCCCGGACCCGGACTGGAATCCCGGGGCCTGCCCAATTGGAGAAATGGTGTGTTGACGCCCGCGTTCGCCCTGGCACACCGAGCATACGAGCCCTCCCCGGCCAGCCGGGCATGGAAATGCTTGGAGGCGCGTGCGTCTTGCTTGACACTCCCATGTCGGCTACAGACAATAGGCGGTTTCGTCAGGAATCCCGGAGGGGTTCCCGAGCGGTCAAAGGGAGCAGACTGTAAATCTGCCGGCTCTGCCTTCGAAGGTTCGAATCCTTCCCCCTCCACCAGGTGCATCCGTCTGCGAAGAGCGGGTAGCAGTGGGCAGGTCGATACGCGCGCGGGTGTAGCTCAATGGTAGAGCAGAAGCCTTCCAAGCTTACGACGAGGGTTCGATTCCCTTCACCCGCTCCAGCGCTTCACGGCGTGGGCAGGCAGTCACCGGGTACGGGTTTTCCACGCCCATGTAGCTCAGTGGTAGAGCACTCCCTTGGTAAGGGAGAGGTCGCCCGTTCAATCCGGGCCATGGGCACCAGCGAATTCAGGATTCGTTCGGCAGCCGTCCACGGGGACGAGCCGGGCGGCAGACAAGCGACTCGATAGAAGACGACGGAGCGGAGCACGAAATGGCCAGGGCGAAGTTTGAGCGGACGAAGCCGCACGTGAATGTAGGGACGATTGGTCACGTGGACCATGGGAAGACGACGCTGACGGCGGCGATCACGACGGTGTTGAGCAAGCAGTTCGGGGGCGAGGCGAAGAGCTACGCGCAGATCGACTCGGCGCCGGAGGAGAAGGCGCGCGGGATCACGATCAACACCGCGCACGTGGAGTACGAGACGACCAAGCGCCACTATGCGCACGTGGACTGTCCTGGGCACGCGGACTACATCAAGAACATGATCACGGGCGCGGCGCAGATGGACGGGGCGATCCTGGTGGTGTCGGCCGCGGACGGGCCGATGCCGCAGACGCGCGAGCACATTTTGCTGGCGCGGCAAGTGGGGGTTCCGTACATCGTGGTGTACCTGAACAAGGCCGACATGGTGGACGACAAGGAGCTGCTGGAGCTGGTGGAGATGGAGGTTCGGGAGCTTCTCTCCAAGTACGAGTTTCCGGGCGACGACACCCCGATCGTGACGGGCTCTGCGCTGAAGGCCTTGGAGGGGGAGGATACGGAGCTGGGGATCAAGTCGATCCACAAGCTGGCGGAGGCGCTGGACAGCTACATCCCGGAGCCCAAGCGTGCGGTGGACGGGACGTTCCTGATGCCGATCGAGGACGTGTTCACGATCTCGGGTCGTGGGACGGTGGTGACGGGTCGGGTGGAGCGCGGGATCGTGAAGGTGGGCGATGAGCTGGAGATCGTGGGGTTGAAGGCCACGCTGAAGACGGTGTGCACGGGGGTGGAGATGTTTCGCAAGCTGCTCGATCAGGGGCAGGCGGGAGACAACATCGGGGTGCTGCTGCGGGGCACGAAGCGCGAGGAGGTTGAGCGCGGTCAAGTGCTGGCGAAGCCCGGTTCGATCACCCCGCACACGAAGTTTGCGGCCGAGGTGTACGTGCTCTCCAAGGATGAGGGGGGGCGGCATACGCCGTTCTTCAACGGTTACCGGCCGCAGTTTTACTTCCGCACGACCGACGTGACGGGCTCGGTGGACTTGCCGCAGGGCACGGAGATGGTGATGCCTGGGGACAACGTGTCGATCACGGTGGCGCTGATCCAGCCCATCGCGATGGAGCAGGGGCTGCGCTTTGCGATCCGCGAGGGCGGCAAGACGGTTGGGGCCGGAGTGGTCTCGAAGGTCCTTGAATAACGAGTGAACAGTGCGATGGAGTGAAACGTGAAGAGTGAAACGTGAGGCGCGACTCACGCGCGCCGAACCCCTTTCACTTTTCACTCTTCACCCTTCACGCGAAGCACAGGCCAGTAGCTCAATTGGCAGAGCGTCGGTCTCCAAAACCGAAGGTTGGGGGTTCGAGACCCTCCTGGCCTGCCAGAACGAAGATCGCGATGATCGCGAAGGTCGAACGGATCGCGATGATCGAGGACACGGCAAGGAATCGATGGTCGATAAGGTCAAGCTAGCTATCGCGGTCCTGCTGGTGTGCGCCGGTGTAACCGGCTTCTACCTGCTTGCAGAGAGCCCGGCCATCATTCGCGTCACCGCGGTGCTGGCGGGCGTGGCGCTGGGCGCGGCGGTTGCGCTCACCTCGGCTCCCGGCAAGCAGTTCTACGCCTTCGCGCAGGAATCGTCGGTCGAGACGCGCAAGGTGGTGTGGCCTTCGCGCAAGGAATCATTCCAGACCACCGGGATCGTGTTTCTGTTCGTGGTCGTCATGGCGTTGTTTCTCTGGGTCGTCGATACGGGATTGTTGTGGATGGTCAAGATGCTGATGGGCCGGAGCGACTGATGAACAAGAAGTGGTATGTCGTGCATGCGTATTCCGGCTTCGAGAAGTCGGTTTCGCGCAATCTCCAGGAGCGCATCAAACGCGCCCACATGGAGGACCAGTTCGGCCAGATCATGGTCCCGGTGGAAGAAGTCGTGGAGATGAAGAGCGGGCAGAAGGCGATCAGCGAGCGCAAGTTCTTCCCCGGCTATGTCCTGGTCGAGATGGACATGACCGACGAGTCCTGGCACCTGGTGAAGAACACGCCCAAGGTCACCGGCTTCGTCGGCGGCACCGCCACCAAGCCCACGCCGATCTCCGAGCAGGAAGTGCAGAACATCCTCAACCAGATCAAGGAAGGGGTCGAGAAGCCGCGGCCCAAGGTCCTGTTCGAGGTTGGGGAGGCCGTGCGGGTCAGGGAAGGTCCCTTCACCGACTTCCACGGCAACGTCGAGGACGTGAACTACGACAAGAGCAAGCTGCGCGTGTCGGTCACGATCTTCGGCCGCTCGACCCCGGTCGAGCTCGATTTCGGCCAGGTGGAGAAGGCCTAGCCCGGGTATTTCATCTCGGGCCTGGAAATTTTTCGGGGAGAGGCCATATAACCTCGTTCGCACCCGCTCAAGCAGGAGCAGGCAATGGCAAAGAAAATCGTCGGCATGATCAAGCTGCAGGTGCCCGCGGGCAAGGCCAATCCGAGCCCCCCGATCGGGCCGGCGCTCGGCCAGCGCGGTCTGAACATCATGGAGTTCTGCAAGCAATTCAACGCCGCCACGCAGAAGCTGGAA
This window encodes:
- a CDS encoding tripartite tricarboxylate transporter substrate binding protein produces the protein MEEETVVETNRLGWRAACLVAALAATLPAAAQTYPVKPVRMVVGFSAGGATDIVARAIGQNLHQAFGQPVIVDNRPGAASNIAADHVAKSPPDGYTLFMGSISLANNATLYSNLPYNALRDLAPIVHVTNTPFMLCVHPSIPVKSVKELVAFAKARPGQVQYGTAGNGSGAHLFTELFASMAGIKMQAIPYKGAAPAVNDLVGGQLAFVFDNVIGMVPLHKAGKLRCLAASSRSRSPIAPDIPTMQEAGIAGYVADAWFGLFAPAGTPAAVIERVNAEVNRAMQAPAIRNRFETLGCEPAGGSAAAFGAYFKSEIEKWGKVIRSAGVRLQ
- the secE gene encoding preprotein translocase subunit SecE gives rise to the protein MVDKVKLAIAVLLVCAGVTGFYLLAESPAIIRVTAVLAGVALGAAVALTSAPGKQFYAFAQESSVETRKVVWPSRKESFQTTGIVFLFVVVMALFLWVVDTGLLWMVKMLMGRSD
- the tuf gene encoding elongation factor Tu, translating into MARAKFERTKPHVNVGTIGHVDHGKTTLTAAITTVLSKQFGGEAKSYAQIDSAPEEKARGITINTAHVEYETTKRHYAHVDCPGHADYIKNMITGAAQMDGAILVVSAADGPMPQTREHILLARQVGVPYIVVYLNKADMVDDKELLELVEMEVRELLSKYEFPGDDTPIVTGSALKALEGEDTELGIKSIHKLAEALDSYIPEPKRAVDGTFLMPIEDVFTISGRGTVVTGRVERGIVKVGDELEIVGLKATLKTVCTGVEMFRKLLDQGQAGDNIGVLLRGTKREEVERGQVLAKPGSITPHTKFAAEVYVLSKDEGGRHTPFFNGYRPQFYFRTTDVTGSVDLPQGTEMVMPGDNVSITVALIQPIAMEQGLRFAIREGGKTVGAGVVSKVLE
- the nusG gene encoding transcription termination/antitermination protein NusG yields the protein MNKKWYVVHAYSGFEKSVSRNLQERIKRAHMEDQFGQIMVPVEEVVEMKSGQKAISERKFFPGYVLVEMDMTDESWHLVKNTPKVTGFVGGTATKPTPISEQEVQNILNQIKEGVEKPRPKVLFEVGEAVRVREGPFTDFHGNVEDVNYDKSKLRVSVTIFGRSTPVELDFGQVEKA
- a CDS encoding FAD-dependent oxidoreductase, with translation MAIESHAFDVVVAGCGIAGLSAAVSALEEGASVAIIERAPLAERGGNTRYTEAYLRMKSETEVTDDFAVHFSENSGGYLDPTLVAATQAPYASWPGVVKALSFADPEVVGAFADGCGPTVQWLKRFGVRFDFLPTQFLTAAQPRLLPVGGGLALLEALAAQVERMNGRFFYQTTARTLVQNDSGAVVGLRCVGADHRPIEIRAKAVVLATGGFEGNWEMLAQYMGRQAIHLRPVARGGYYNKGEGIRMALEIGAAPGGDYASFHAEPVDPRSGVAEASVFVFPYGVLINRRGERFVDEAPGTVDAVYDIITKTIWQQPEGIAYAVFDAKLADVPNYRRGLRTDQPPIAADSIAALERSLGLPPMRLEASIARYNEGCRPGAFKPLELDSLSTRGIEPRKSNWARPLDRPPYQAWPIMASCVLTYGGLKVDAHARVLNADGEVIPGLYAAGETVGLYYKVYTGATSVLKGAVFGRFAGIDAASRRRG